One genomic window of Gimesia chilikensis includes the following:
- a CDS encoding sodium-dependent bicarbonate transport family permease — MLEAFLDNFLHNLFKPLLLFFYMGFLIPILKVPFEFPKAVYQGLTLYLLIAIGWHGGEELASLSISEFGQALGFMVIGFFANLIIGIFAYILLLKTTRLRQIDAATVAGFYGSDSAGTFVTCLGVITAAQIAYAAYMPVMLAVMEIPGCLVALYLVSRLRQKGMDAHGNMPHEADYQPPHSAPVLEGTGGEVASVSSEGASVGHQSTGTTHSQTAVAAKTEARRELAAQLDVEVEEKKKPIFSKELLHEVFLNPGLYLLFGGIIIGFLGRLQGKAVTSLDDTLFVNIFHGMLCLFLLEMGITACRRLKDLKTAGWRFIMFALLCPNLFALFGILLAHGYSMALGQPFDLGTYALFSVLCAAASYIAVPAVQRLAIPEASPTLPLAASLGLTFTYNVTIGIPVYMLIAELVMKTLPVA, encoded by the coding sequence ATGTTAGAGGCCTTTCTGGACAATTTCCTGCATAACCTCTTTAAACCGCTGCTGCTTTTCTTTTACATGGGCTTTCTGATTCCTATTCTCAAAGTTCCCTTTGAGTTTCCCAAAGCCGTCTATCAGGGGCTGACACTCTACCTGCTGATCGCCATTGGCTGGCACGGCGGTGAAGAACTGGCGTCCCTCTCGATCTCCGAATTCGGGCAGGCACTCGGATTTATGGTCATCGGCTTTTTCGCGAATCTCATCATCGGGATCTTCGCCTATATCCTACTGCTCAAAACCACCAGGCTGCGTCAGATTGACGCCGCCACCGTGGCCGGCTTCTACGGGTCCGACTCAGCCGGTACCTTCGTAACCTGCCTGGGTGTCATCACTGCAGCTCAAATCGCCTATGCCGCTTACATGCCTGTGATGCTGGCTGTCATGGAAATTCCCGGCTGTCTGGTAGCCCTCTATCTCGTATCGCGCCTGCGACAGAAAGGGATGGATGCTCACGGAAACATGCCTCACGAAGCAGACTATCAGCCCCCGCATTCCGCACCAGTGCTGGAAGGCACCGGCGGAGAAGTAGCTTCTGTCAGTAGCGAAGGTGCATCGGTTGGCCACCAGTCTACCGGAACGACTCATTCTCAGACCGCCGTTGCCGCGAAAACGGAAGCCCGTCGCGAACTGGCTGCTCAGCTGGATGTGGAAGTTGAAGAAAAGAAAAAACCGATCTTCAGCAAAGAACTCCTGCACGAAGTCTTTCTGAACCCGGGCCTCTACCTCCTGTTCGGCGGGATTATCATCGGCTTCCTCGGACGTCTGCAGGGCAAAGCGGTCACCAGCCTGGATGACACCCTGTTTGTGAATATCTTCCACGGAATGCTCTGCCTGTTCCTGCTGGAAATGGGTATCACGGCCTGTCGTCGTCTCAAAGACCTCAAAACAGCCGGCTGGCGGTTCATCATGTTTGCACTGCTCTGCCCCAACCTGTTCGCGTTGTTCGGCATTCTGCTGGCACACGGTTACAGCATGGCCCTGGGACAGCCCTTTGACCTGGGAACCTACGCTCTGTTCTCAGTCCTCTGTGCCGCAGCCTCTTACATCGCCGTACCCGCGGTCCAGAGACTGGCCATCCCCGAAGCCAGCCCGACACTGCCCCTGGCAGCTTCGCTCGGTCTGACCTTCACTTACAACGTCACCATCGGAATCCCGGTTTACATGCTCATCGCCGAGCTGGTCATGAAAACCTTACCCGTCGCATAA
- a CDS encoding P-II family nitrogen regulator, whose translation MATTTELTKVIVITETHFEQDLLNAFRELGIKGFTCMNCWGQGHHQVYDEPFIGHSQTRIEIITTEAIAESIVDYCRQPRFESYAISAYLESVRVRDPNKFIA comes from the coding sequence ATGGCTACCACCACAGAATTAACCAAAGTCATTGTCATCACCGAAACCCATTTCGAACAGGATCTGTTAAACGCGTTCCGCGAACTGGGAATCAAAGGGTTTACCTGCATGAACTGCTGGGGACAGGGTCACCACCAGGTCTACGACGAGCCCTTTATCGGACACTCCCAGACACGCATTGAAATCATCACCACTGAAGCCATCGCAGAATCAATCGTCGATTACTGTCGGCAACCCCGCTTCGAATCGTATGCGATTTCCGCCTACCTGGAATCCGTGCGTGTCCGAGACCCCAATAAATTCATCGCCTGA